Proteins encoded within one genomic window of Microbacterium sp. LKL04:
- a CDS encoding FAD-dependent oxidoreductase, which yields MTMDAMMSPDLSDMHWQRLVAAAVPQDVEVGDYVFRTGEAGYDLIVVESGEIEIVRDALRWIGEAVITTVGPGRFAGELGILNGQSAFLSARVTKAGRVHRLSRAALREIMSEDDELCDLILHALWARRESLRTGPAAMTLKFVGTTTSNDFLSLRRFAERLDLVHKAVALAPSDLDTLDAHEVTAADLPVAYVQGEPIPRATPGLVAERLGLSYRSESDEIVDLVVVGGGPAGLAAAIYGASEGLSTVLLDAVAPGGQAASTSRIENFLGFPFGVSGGDLIGQAVLQALKFGVRVYAPCEAVALAQVGPDLLDVTLSDDRVIRARSAIVTSGAAYRRLALDRWEDFERSGVYYAATPLELRQVQNKPVVVVGGANSAGQAALYLAAHGSPVHLVIRGTDLRTRMSSYLADRLADDPRVQVHTASQVTALDGNGTLESVTIDSAGAVDARGLFCFIGADPATSWLPAIDRDTDGFIRTGTDVAVQSIAQWRDLGREPFPFETSAPRVFAAGDVRRGSMKRVAAAVGEGSSAVASVHRALAY from the coding sequence ATGACGATGGACGCGATGATGTCGCCCGACCTCTCCGACATGCACTGGCAGCGGCTGGTGGCCGCCGCCGTGCCCCAGGACGTCGAGGTCGGCGACTACGTCTTCCGCACCGGCGAAGCGGGCTACGACCTCATCGTCGTCGAGTCGGGCGAGATCGAGATCGTCCGCGACGCGCTCCGCTGGATCGGCGAGGCGGTCATCACGACGGTCGGCCCCGGCCGGTTCGCCGGGGAGCTCGGCATCCTGAACGGCCAGAGCGCGTTCCTGTCGGCCCGGGTGACCAAGGCCGGCCGCGTGCACCGCCTGTCCCGCGCCGCGCTCCGGGAGATCATGAGCGAGGACGACGAGCTCTGCGACCTCATCCTGCACGCGCTGTGGGCGCGGCGCGAGTCGCTGCGGACGGGACCCGCCGCCATGACGCTCAAGTTCGTCGGCACGACGACGTCGAACGACTTCCTGTCGCTCCGGCGCTTCGCCGAGCGGCTCGACCTCGTCCACAAGGCCGTCGCCCTCGCGCCGAGCGACCTCGATACGCTCGACGCGCACGAAGTCACCGCCGCAGACCTTCCCGTCGCCTATGTCCAGGGCGAGCCGATCCCCCGTGCCACCCCAGGACTCGTCGCGGAGCGCCTCGGCCTCAGCTACCGGTCGGAGTCCGATGAGATCGTCGACCTCGTCGTGGTCGGCGGCGGCCCCGCCGGACTCGCCGCCGCCATCTACGGCGCCTCGGAAGGACTGAGCACCGTACTGCTCGACGCCGTCGCGCCGGGCGGGCAGGCGGCATCCACGTCCCGCATCGAGAACTTCCTCGGGTTCCCCTTCGGCGTGAGCGGCGGTGACCTCATCGGTCAGGCCGTCCTGCAGGCGCTGAAGTTCGGGGTCCGCGTGTACGCGCCGTGCGAGGCGGTCGCACTCGCCCAGGTCGGCCCGGATCTGCTCGATGTCACCCTCTCCGACGACCGCGTCATCCGCGCGCGCAGCGCCATCGTCACCTCGGGGGCGGCCTACCGCCGACTCGCCCTCGACCGGTGGGAGGACTTCGAGCGCTCCGGGGTCTACTACGCCGCGACGCCGCTCGAGCTGCGCCAGGTGCAGAACAAGCCGGTCGTCGTCGTCGGCGGCGCGAACTCCGCCGGGCAGGCCGCGCTCTATCTCGCCGCCCACGGCTCCCCCGTGCACCTCGTCATCCGCGGCACGGACCTCCGCACCCGGATGTCCAGCTATCTGGCCGACCGGCTCGCCGATGATCCGCGGGTGCAGGTGCACACGGCATCCCAGGTCACCGCACTCGACGGGAACGGGACCCTCGAATCCGTCACGATCGACTCGGCCGGCGCGGTCGATGCGCGCGGGCTGTTCTGCTTCATCGGGGCGGACCCCGCGACCTCGTGGCTGCCGGCCATCGACCGCGACACGGACGGGTTCATCCGGACCGGCACCGACGTGGCCGTGCAGTCGATCGCGCAGTGGCGAGACCTCGGGCGGGAGCCGTTCCCGTTCGAGACGTCCGCGCCGCGCGTGTTCGCCGCGGGCGACGTCCGTCGCGGATCCATGAAGCGCGTCGCCGCCGCCGTCGGCGAAGGATCGAGCGCCGTCGCCTCGGTGCACCGCGCCCTGGCCTACTGA
- a CDS encoding UBP-type zinc finger domain-containing protein codes for MSSDIDTNVAPSGAGCAECDQQDGFWVHLRRCAACGHVGCCDTSPGQHATAHFRETGHRLVQSFEPGEDWFWDYVDETMFTGPELAEPTSHPADQPAPGPRGRVPLNWRELIHT; via the coding sequence ATGAGCTCCGACATCGACACCAACGTCGCCCCCTCGGGCGCGGGCTGCGCCGAATGCGATCAGCAGGACGGGTTCTGGGTGCACCTGCGCCGCTGCGCGGCGTGCGGACACGTCGGATGCTGCGACACATCACCCGGGCAGCACGCGACGGCGCACTTCCGCGAGACCGGGCACCGCCTCGTGCAGAGCTTCGAGCCCGGCGAGGACTGGTTCTGGGACTACGTCGACGAGACCATGTTCACCGGCCCCGAACTCGCCGAACCCACCAGCCACCCGGCCGATCAGCCCGCTCCCGGCCCGCGCGGCCGCGTGCCCCTGAACTGGCGCGAGCTCATCCACACCTGA
- a CDS encoding PadR family transcriptional regulator: MASTLGPTGFWILTALAGGRRHGYDILREVDAASSGRAAMKVTTLYAALERLEREGLIRADGEEVVGGRARRYFAIEDAGSAALEAEITALEHQARVARERLRAAGRPAIQPGFGRTAIA; encoded by the coding sequence ATGGCATCGACACTCGGCCCGACGGGCTTCTGGATCCTCACGGCGCTTGCCGGCGGGCGACGGCACGGCTACGACATCCTGCGCGAGGTGGATGCCGCCTCGTCCGGGCGCGCGGCGATGAAGGTCACGACCCTCTACGCCGCGCTCGAGCGGCTCGAGCGCGAGGGGCTGATCCGTGCAGACGGCGAAGAGGTCGTCGGCGGTCGCGCCCGGCGGTACTTCGCGATCGAGGATGCCGGGAGCGCGGCCCTCGAGGCGGAGATCACCGCGCTCGAGCACCAGGCCCGCGTGGCGCGCGAGCGGCTGCGCGCCGCGGGCCGTCCCGCGATCCAGCCCGGCTTCGGCCGGACGGCGATCGCATGA
- the nhaA gene encoding Na+/H+ antiporter NhaA, translated as MPRKLASIADHVGRMGRTRMGALLLLIATAAAIVWANISSETYNGFWDTHLMIGLGDIQLDFTLHALVNDALMAIFFFTVGLEVRREFAIGELTSWSRAVVPVVAAVAGLALPALLFVLIAGPSGNADAWGVVISTDTAFLVGALALIGPRGSGRLRVFLLALAVVDDIGALSIIALVYTETFTPMPLVIAAVGLAGIYLVRYVRAGRGPIYATLAIVVWLAFLASGVHPTLAGVAIALLVPVYRPDRRDVEHALELARTFRQSPSTEYARAAANSLRESISINERLQTAYAPYVAYVILPLFALANAGVSLSPDILAAAVTSPLTWGVVVGLVAGKLVGIWGSTAVLKVLKIGDFGPGLSLDRIGGGAALAGIGFTISLFIIDLAIEDPDAQNQARVGVLAASVIALALGTVLFRIADARSPEEEVGQTLVRPVDPRRDHIFGSADAPYEIVEYGDFQCGFCLKASGSIQEVMDELGPNLRYVWRHAPLTVQHPNALAGAEASEAAAKQDKFFEFERGLFADQDNQLPSDIVRLAARLGLDVPRFERDLTAPDVASRVRDDMFDAEAMNIHSVPTFFVNGRRHTGPYDAQSLIRALQSESDAPVSPAGR; from the coding sequence ATGCCGCGCAAACTCGCTTCGATCGCGGACCACGTGGGCAGGATGGGCCGCACCCGGATGGGGGCGCTGCTCCTGCTGATCGCCACCGCCGCCGCCATCGTGTGGGCGAACATCTCCTCCGAGACCTACAACGGGTTCTGGGACACCCACCTGATGATCGGGCTCGGCGACATCCAGCTCGACTTCACGCTTCATGCGCTCGTCAACGACGCGCTGATGGCGATCTTCTTCTTCACCGTCGGTCTCGAGGTGAGGCGGGAGTTCGCCATCGGCGAGCTCACCAGCTGGTCGCGCGCCGTCGTCCCCGTCGTGGCGGCCGTCGCGGGACTCGCCCTCCCCGCCCTGCTGTTCGTCCTCATCGCGGGTCCGAGCGGGAACGCGGATGCCTGGGGCGTCGTCATCTCCACCGACACGGCCTTCCTCGTGGGCGCTTTGGCGCTCATCGGTCCGCGCGGTTCGGGACGCCTGCGGGTGTTCCTCCTCGCTCTCGCCGTCGTCGACGACATCGGAGCGCTCAGCATCATCGCGCTCGTCTACACCGAGACGTTCACGCCGATGCCGCTCGTGATCGCGGCGGTCGGCCTCGCCGGCATCTACCTCGTCCGCTACGTGCGCGCCGGACGCGGCCCCATCTACGCGACCCTCGCCATCGTGGTCTGGCTCGCGTTCCTCGCCTCCGGCGTCCACCCCACCCTCGCCGGCGTCGCCATCGCCCTGCTCGTGCCGGTCTACCGGCCCGACCGCCGCGACGTCGAGCACGCCCTCGAACTCGCCCGCACCTTCCGGCAGTCCCCGAGCACCGAGTACGCCCGCGCCGCGGCGAACAGCCTCCGCGAGTCGATCTCGATCAACGAACGGCTGCAGACCGCGTACGCGCCGTATGTCGCCTACGTCATCCTGCCGCTGTTCGCACTCGCGAACGCCGGCGTCTCGCTCAGCCCCGACATCCTCGCGGCCGCCGTGACCTCCCCGCTCACCTGGGGCGTCGTCGTCGGCCTGGTCGCCGGCAAGCTCGTCGGGATCTGGGGGTCGACCGCCGTCCTCAAAGTCCTGAAGATCGGCGACTTCGGCCCGGGGCTCTCGCTCGACCGGATCGGCGGCGGTGCGGCCCTCGCCGGGATCGGCTTCACGATCTCGCTCTTCATCATCGACCTCGCGATCGAGGACCCCGACGCGCAGAACCAGGCGCGCGTGGGGGTGCTCGCGGCATCCGTCATCGCCCTCGCCCTCGGCACCGTCCTGTTCCGCATCGCGGACGCCCGGAGCCCCGAGGAGGAGGTCGGCCAGACGCTCGTGCGTCCTGTCGACCCGCGGCGCGACCACATCTTCGGGTCCGCCGACGCCCCGTACGAGATCGTCGAGTACGGCGACTTCCAATGCGGGTTCTGCCTCAAGGCGTCGGGGTCGATCCAGGAGGTCATGGACGAACTCGGACCGAACCTCCGCTACGTGTGGCGCCACGCTCCCCTCACGGTGCAGCACCCCAACGCCCTCGCCGGGGCGGAGGCCTCGGAGGCGGCGGCGAAGCAGGACAAGTTCTTCGAGTTCGAGCGGGGGCTGTTCGCCGACCAGGACAACCAGCTCCCGTCCGACATCGTGCGCCTCGCCGCACGTCTCGGGCTCGACGTGCCGAGGTTCGAGCGCGACCTCACCGCGCCCGACGTGGCGAGTCGCGTCCGCGACGACATGTTCGACGCCGAGGCGATGAACATCCACTCCGTGCCGACGTTCTTCGTCAACGGCCGCCGTCACACCGGCCCGTACGACGCGCAGTCGCTCATCCGGGCGTTGCAGTCGGAATCCGACGCACCGGTCTCGCCCGCGGGTCGGTAG
- a CDS encoding TetR/AcrR family transcriptional regulator yields the protein MPPEERRDELIAAAIRVIARRGVAAATTRAITAEAGMPLGAFTYIFGTQDELMTAVIDTVIAQERFAAESRAIDPTSLTAAIRSGLEGYIDMLEQDPADEIALLELALVARRRDPQGQMRAQWRTYYDAAEQMLAYAAEITGNRWTAPLSDLARHLVVIADGITTTWLADGDSDAARRTASFAAAALAAASAPLEAPTEGSPHADGDR from the coding sequence ATGCCGCCCGAAGAGCGACGGGACGAGCTGATCGCCGCCGCGATCCGGGTCATCGCCCGGCGTGGCGTGGCCGCCGCGACCACGCGCGCGATCACCGCCGAAGCCGGCATGCCCCTCGGCGCCTTCACGTACATCTTCGGCACGCAGGACGAGCTGATGACGGCCGTCATCGACACGGTGATCGCGCAGGAGCGCTTCGCCGCCGAATCGCGGGCGATCGATCCGACCTCGCTGACGGCGGCGATCCGCTCGGGCCTCGAGGGTTACATCGACATGCTCGAGCAGGACCCCGCCGATGAGATCGCCCTGCTCGAACTCGCCCTCGTCGCCCGCCGGCGCGACCCGCAGGGGCAGATGCGCGCGCAGTGGCGGACCTACTACGACGCCGCCGAGCAGATGCTCGCCTACGCCGCCGAGATCACCGGCAACCGGTGGACCGCTCCCCTGTCCGACCTCGCACGTCACCTCGTCGTCATCGCCGACGGAATCACGACGACCTGGCTCGCAGACGGGGATTCGGATGCCGCGCGTCGCACGGCGTCGTTCGCCGCCGCAGCGCTGGCCGCGGCATCCGCCCCACTAGAGGCACCGACCGAAGGGAGCCCCCATGCTGACGGAGATCGATGA
- a CDS encoding SDR family NAD(P)-dependent oxidoreductase: MPGAIVITGASSGIGAGFARRFAARGHDVVLIARRAERLEALAEEVRGLHRVEAAVLAADLADPAAPAAIARELSERGIRPAGLVNSAGFGTASAFVDEDSARVAAEVQVNVAALTLLTRELLPHLIAARGVLVNVSSNAGHQPLPGLAVYAATKAYVTSLTEAIWQETRGSGLRVLALCPGPTETEFFAAAGSETFKVGATKTVDDVLDEAFDALDSSRPSPVRTVGAANRVQGWVARVSPRRLRLHVAARAVGDS; encoded by the coding sequence ATGCCCGGCGCGATCGTCATCACGGGAGCGAGCTCGGGGATCGGCGCCGGGTTCGCGCGCCGCTTCGCGGCACGCGGTCACGACGTCGTGCTCATCGCCCGACGCGCCGAGCGGCTCGAGGCTCTCGCCGAAGAGGTCCGGGGGCTGCACCGTGTCGAGGCCGCCGTGCTCGCCGCCGACCTCGCCGACCCCGCGGCGCCCGCGGCGATCGCGCGAGAACTGTCCGAGCGCGGCATCCGCCCCGCGGGTCTCGTCAACAGCGCAGGATTCGGGACGGCATCCGCCTTCGTCGACGAGGATTCCGCACGCGTCGCCGCCGAGGTGCAGGTCAACGTCGCGGCGCTCACGCTGCTGACGCGCGAACTGCTCCCCCACCTGATCGCCGCGCGCGGCGTGCTCGTCAACGTGTCGAGCAACGCCGGACACCAGCCGCTGCCGGGACTCGCGGTGTACGCCGCGACGAAGGCCTACGTCACCTCGCTCACCGAGGCCATCTGGCAGGAGACCCGCGGCTCGGGCTTGCGGGTCCTCGCCCTGTGCCCCGGCCCCACCGAGACGGAGTTCTTCGCCGCGGCGGGCTCCGAGACCTTCAAGGTCGGCGCGACGAAGACCGTCGACGACGTGCTCGACGAGGCCTTCGACGCGCTGGACTCGTCCCGCCCCTCCCCCGTCCGCACGGTCGGCGCCGCCAACCGCGTGCAGGGCTGGGTGGCGCGCGTGTCGCCCCGGCGACTCCGCCTGCACGTCGCCGCCCGCGCCGTGGGGGACTCCTGA
- a CDS encoding YbaK/EbsC family protein: MTENLGARSRLVHDALRAAGISGEIVVLPDAASTAVLAAEALGVEVGAIANSLVFQCDGQPLLVMTSGAHRVDTAALAARIGRGKISRATPEQVRDATGQAIGGVAPTGHPAPLETLVDEDLAGYSEIWAAGGTPHTVFPMTFDELVRLTGGRVVSVV; the protein is encoded by the coding sequence GTGACGGAGAACCTCGGCGCACGCAGCCGCCTCGTTCACGACGCGCTGCGCGCAGCCGGCATCTCGGGAGAGATCGTCGTGCTGCCCGACGCGGCGTCGACCGCGGTGCTCGCGGCCGAGGCCCTCGGAGTCGAGGTCGGCGCGATCGCGAACAGTCTGGTGTTCCAGTGCGACGGGCAGCCGCTGCTCGTGATGACCAGCGGTGCCCACCGCGTCGATACCGCGGCGCTCGCGGCACGGATCGGGCGAGGCAAGATCAGCCGCGCGACCCCCGAGCAGGTGCGTGACGCGACGGGCCAGGCCATCGGCGGGGTCGCCCCCACCGGCCACCCGGCGCCTCTCGAGACCCTCGTCGACGAGGACCTCGCCGGTTACTCCGAGATCTGGGCGGCCGGCGGCACGCCGCACACCGTTTTCCCGATGACGTTCGACGAGCTCGTGCGGCTCACCGGCGGTCGGGTCGTCTCGGTCGTCTGA
- a CDS encoding Glu/Leu/Phe/Val dehydrogenase family protein, giving the protein MTHSLPLPDFTHERVEVITGRRSGLVVTVALHSSTLGPALGGARLWRYPHWSDAMGDALRLSAAMTLKNATAGLDAGGGKSVIALSEADTLDADRRRAAFLDLGDAVESFGGQYRTAEDVGSTTEDMLVVSERTAHVVGLPDSVGGSGEPAGPTSRGVYAALRATLERIAGSPEVAGRRITISGLGQVGSRLAVRLSGEGAILTVTDVNPAKMSLAAELGATWVEPGAEHLVPADVFVPAGIGGVLTDEVIDVLAATAVCGPANNPLADRSGAARLAERGILYAPDFVANAGGVIYLDVEARTPGHREEIATRIDGIGDTMRRLFDDAAARGVSPLDAAEAYAAERLSTGTRVPASV; this is encoded by the coding sequence ATGACGCATTCTCTGCCCCTGCCCGATTTCACCCACGAGCGCGTGGAGGTGATCACGGGTCGGCGGAGCGGCCTCGTCGTCACCGTCGCCCTGCACTCGTCGACGCTCGGCCCCGCCCTCGGCGGCGCGCGCCTGTGGCGTTACCCGCACTGGTCCGACGCGATGGGCGACGCGCTGCGCCTGTCGGCGGCGATGACGCTGAAGAACGCCACCGCGGGATTGGATGCCGGCGGCGGCAAGTCCGTCATCGCCCTGAGCGAGGCGGACACCCTCGACGCCGATCGGCGCCGGGCCGCGTTCCTGGATCTCGGCGATGCGGTCGAGTCCTTCGGCGGCCAGTACCGGACGGCGGAGGATGTCGGGTCGACGACGGAGGACATGCTCGTCGTCAGCGAGCGGACGGCGCACGTCGTGGGTCTGCCGGATTCGGTGGGCGGCTCGGGCGAGCCCGCCGGCCCCACGAGCCGTGGTGTCTACGCGGCGCTCCGGGCGACGCTCGAGCGCATCGCGGGCTCACCGGAGGTCGCCGGTCGCCGCATAACGATCTCGGGACTCGGTCAGGTGGGCAGCCGGCTCGCCGTCCGGCTGTCGGGTGAGGGTGCGATCCTCACGGTGACCGACGTGAATCCCGCGAAGATGTCGCTCGCCGCAGAGCTCGGTGCGACGTGGGTCGAGCCCGGTGCCGAGCACCTGGTGCCCGCCGACGTGTTCGTCCCGGCAGGTATCGGTGGCGTGCTCACCGACGAGGTCATCGACGTGCTCGCTGCGACCGCGGTCTGCGGCCCCGCGAACAACCCGCTCGCAGACCGCTCCGGCGCAGCCCGCCTGGCGGAGCGGGGCATCCTGTACGCCCCCGACTTCGTCGCGAACGCGGGCGGTGTCATCTACCTCGACGTCGAGGCGCGCACGCCCGGCCACCGCGAGGAGATCGCGACCCGCATCGACGGCATCGGCGACACGATGCGGCGACTCTTCGACGATGCGGCCGCCCGCGGCGTCTCGCCGCTCGACGCGGCCGAGGCCTACGCCGCCGAGCGCCTGTCGACCGGTACCCGCGTTCCGGCGAGCGTCTGA
- a CDS encoding methyltransferase domain-containing protein gives MQTERYSHGHHESVLRAHTWRTAENSVGYLLPHLRPGASLLDVGSGPGTITVDLARRLDPGRVVGLDASADVVAQAQAHAAAEGVTNVAFQTADAYAVDAPDGSFDIVHTHQLLQHLGRPVDALREFRRLAGLDGLVAARDVDYAGIIIHPHIPALDEWLDLLLRIGRNNGGEPAAGRRLKAWARQAGFTDVTVSASTWLFETDEQRAWWGGSWADRALHSSYAEHAVEQGLAGRADLERISAGWREWAAAPDGWLLMPHGEILARG, from the coding sequence ATGCAGACCGAACGCTATTCCCACGGCCACCACGAGAGCGTCCTGCGGGCGCACACCTGGCGGACGGCGGAGAACTCGGTCGGGTATCTGCTGCCGCACCTTCGCCCCGGCGCGTCTCTCCTCGACGTCGGATCGGGCCCGGGCACCATCACGGTCGACCTGGCGCGCCGGCTGGATCCCGGTCGCGTCGTGGGCCTCGACGCCTCGGCCGACGTCGTCGCGCAGGCACAGGCCCACGCCGCCGCGGAAGGCGTCACGAACGTCGCCTTCCAGACCGCGGACGCCTACGCCGTCGACGCCCCGGACGGCTCCTTCGACATCGTCCACACGCACCAGCTGCTGCAGCACCTCGGCCGGCCCGTCGACGCCCTGCGCGAGTTCCGTCGACTCGCAGGACTAGACGGCCTCGTCGCGGCGCGCGACGTGGACTACGCGGGCATCATCATCCACCCGCACATCCCCGCGCTCGACGAGTGGCTCGACCTGCTGCTGCGCATCGGTCGTAACAATGGCGGCGAGCCGGCCGCCGGTCGGCGCCTCAAGGCGTGGGCCCGCCAGGCCGGCTTCACGGACGTCACCGTGAGCGCGTCGACGTGGCTGTTCGAGACCGACGAGCAGCGCGCGTGGTGGGGCGGGTCGTGGGCCGATCGCGCCCTTCACTCCTCGTACGCCGAGCACGCCGTCGAGCAGGGTCTCGCAGGCCGGGCCGACCTCGAGCGGATATCGGCCGGGTGGCGCGAGTGGGCGGCGGCTCCGGACGGGTGGCTGCTCATGCCGCACGGCGAGATCCTCGCGCGGGGCTGA